ATCCTCAACAAAGAGAAATGGATATTGCTCTCTCTACTGGCTTTAACACTGGAAAAAAAAGGGGCATAGAGATGGGAAAATGCACATGTTACTTGGCTTTGTCAGTCGGTATTTTGTGAACTTTGTTCTTTCATAGCTTTTCTTCTGTCCAGGGGTAAAGGGATTGATTGATGGGTACATCCTTGTTTGAAACCAAATATGTACGAAGTATTCtagttttgtttcaaaattttccagtCAAAATACCTTTGTAAGATTGAACTGTGAGTGGATTTATAGAAAACTTATGCTTATTTTCAAGTATAATCATCTTTCATTCAAAGGGTCATCGaaatgttaattaatttttacaGAGAGCTTAAGAATTGTGGTTTGTGATATTGAGCAGGAAAAGTACTGGGAAGATCACCCGGGGGAAGAAGTGCCTCTGATGATGCCATCGTTCTATAGGGGACCTTGGAGAGTAGTAAGGGGAGATGCCCTCCGGCCTCCCAGTCAGTCAAATCCATAAGCAACCCAGCTGGAGACCTGTGTTGGAGTTTCTTCcatcttctctattttttttatattttttttttgggtatctATGTATGTTTAGAGTTTGATGATTTGCAAATGGAGAACATCTCCTTGGCTTAGAAATAATTAGAGCAGGGCCTTGATATGGTCACACTTAATATTTGCCATACCAGCCAGTTTGAAATAGAAGAGATTTCCATTCAAAATCCATTGGtcaaaaaggaaagcaaaaaataaataaataaatttaaccaaaaaagaaaaaaaaaaggaagaagaagggcCTTGATATGGTCACGCTTGATATAAAAAGAATTCCGTTGCCGGGAATCGAACCCGGGTCTCCTGGGTGAAAGCCAGATATCCTAACCGCTGGACGACAACGGAAGATTGTTAAACCGAAtgattcaattataattaaattagattAGTTACGGAAAGCGTCTACCTATATCCGATGTGCCTCAACTACATTTTATAAACTCTCTTTGTTGTTCGAAGAAGTAGAGGGTGATTTCTCCCCTGGGTTCTGCTACTGTGCGTCGCACCGTTTTCATCTCTTTTCTCTCCGATGTAATTTCCGGACACTCATTGGAATATGACCACGTACGGAACCATACCGGCGGGAACGCCGGTATCCCCAAGCCTAGGGTACATTTCCTTCGCCAGGGAACGGATCAGATCAAGCCTTGGCACACGCCGGCCATGGAAGGAGATGGTCCAACTCCGGTCACTCTCCATTCCGGCCAACGCTGCCGAAGCATTCCAGAGAATCAAAACCAACGCTGCCTACTTTCGGATGAACTACGTCATCGTCATTCTCTTCATCCTCTTCCTCAGCTTGCTCTGGCACCCAATCTCCCTCATCGTCTTCGTCGTCACAATGGCCGCCTGGCTCTTCCTTTACTTCCTCCGCGACGGACCCGTCGTGATCCTCGGGCGCTCGATCGACGATCGCGTGGTGATGGTTATTCTGGCAGTGGTCACCATCGTTCTGCTGTTTTTGACGGATGTGACGATTAACATTCTGGTGTCGCTGTTGATTGGAGTGGTGGTGGTTTTGACGCACAGTGTCGTGAGGATGACTGAGGATTTGTTCGTGGATGGAGAAGATGGTGCGAGATTGCGATTGAGAGATGCTGCTAGTTCTTCGTTTTCTACAACGTAGCAGTGTGATGCGGTCGTTTCAGTTAaggatttttgtaatttttattttattttcataaattggtATTTATTGATTCTTTATTGAATGCAgactttccttttcctttcttatctctggttgttgtttgattaaaaagaaaacgAATTCATCACTGGAGAATTTCTATTGTTAAGGGCCTGAAAAAATTTAGGCTTTTAAATCAAACTGCCATGAATGTCTAAATTAAATTATCCATTAAagtctccttttttttttacctgGAAATAAAACAACAGGAAATGAAAGTGGATTAATGCGAAGTCCACTGAATTGCTTGTCTGAGAAGACATGATGCGTAATGCACAATTGTGCTTTTGAATCTATGCTACATTACACCTTATATTTCTTAGGGCATCTCATTCCTGCATGTGAGTTCTTTCATTAGTAGTAAGAAAACACAATTAGAATTTGCCTTTTTTGCAGCTACGATTCCCCGTCAATCCTTCTCCTTTTCATTCCAATATCttgtggatttttatttttcatttttctgaattttataTCAGAAACAGGGTTTTTCATTACGAGATGAATCAAGAAGTACACAAAAgaatagaagagaaaaagtaaatacAAACAAAAACAGAACAATACAAACTGAGAGGTATAAAATCCCCAATATAAGCCTCTGAACCACAAAGGAATCAACTCAGCTACATGGGTGGACGAGTGTATGCTTCTTTCTTAATGAAGGAATCTGGGAATGTCATTTGTTTTATGTTAAACTGATGAGCTAAAACTTTATTGAACTTTTAAATCTCCTTGGTGTTAACACATGCTTTTTTCTTGATGCTTTGGCAAAAAAAACAAGTCATCCCAAAACATAGAAACAGGGGAGGGGATTATACCAATAAGATGAGAAATTTGTTTGGTCTTCCCTACTGGGTTTCAACCTGTGTTACACCACTCTTGTATTTTGGATATTGGTGGTTCACCATCATCAACATTGCAACAATGAGTGTCACCAATATGGTTTTTGAACCACCATGTTGGTGTTGAGATTTTACATATAAATGCTACCCAATGAAGATTCACATTGGATTACCCATGGGTATCTGAACTTTCATGAGGGTTAGGAAAACGTCTTGGGCCTTTTTTTGAGACATAATGATACAGAATGTGATGGTAGAATGAAATGCTGAAACTTTGAGCAACATGGGTGATAGCTCCATTCCCCTGTCAATGGCATGAGGGTAGGGCAAAGGGACTAGTAAACCTTTAAGATATCTGAGTTTAGTATAGCTGATATAGGCTTGCAATGCAATCCATGAGTCTGGTCTTCAAAATGTGCTTTACCTAGTTTCTCATGGTATATATGGCATTACGCAGCAAAATGAAAAAGCCACCCAAAATTAAGAATTGGCTCGAGGGCCATCTAGGCAGTGATCTTAGGATTGTTTAACCATGGGCAATGGTTTCTAAGCCACATTAAATTTGTATATTAATGGTGATTACACTTAGAAATAAGATTTTGGTAGTCAATTTTCCTTTGTGCTATAAAAAATCTACAAACCTGCAGTTCCTATACACCTTGTCCTTCATCTCAGCTGTAGTGTTCCCTGAGTAGGAGATTTCAGAATGACCCCATCAACTGCAGGTTCATAGGACTCCTGTCTTGGTGAAAGAACTAAATGTCATTATGCCCTTGATTCATAACATGAAAACTTTTTGACTTAGTGATGTCATTCTAGGTCCTTGACAAAGCCAACATGCCCCAACACTTTACTCCTAAAGTAGACATTAAAAGAAGAACTAAAATGATATAGACCTCCAATACAACCCATGTAAAGAATAATGAACTTTAAAACTTTCGATCTTGTCCCTCAATTGACTGAACCAAAAGTGCCTTTTTATGAAGTTCGAATATGGGAATCTACCTCTGCTTGCTCCACACCACCCACCAATCATAATGCAACTATGCCTTGATCACTACATTTCAGCACCAATCATAATGGAGCCATCACATTTCAGCATGACCCATGATATCAAAATCAACACGCTGTGTTAGCACAATATGTTAGCACAATCATATTCCTTTTGGCATTTCTCTATTAACAAGAAGAAACCCAATTAAGAAAGGTGAGCAGGCGCCATCACTTTTCATCACCTAACATGCAATAGTGAATACACGCAATCAACTGTGtgaagaaaattattcaaattggAGGGATAAACATATCATCCTCCATTCATTCATCTGATTCAATTCTTTTTGCAAATGACTGTAAATACATTACTCACATCACGATCTAAGGCTTCTTAGAAGCTGAACTGCAGTAGAAGACACGAAACTCACATTTGGGTGAAATCAAATTCAACAGTAACCGAGCAGTCTGCTCTTGTTTAACCTGTGCTTCTTCCTTCTCCACCAACACTGCACCCACAATCTCCTCATACCCATCTCCCCCACCTGCAATATACGCGACCAAGGCCGCCTGAACCGGCCCCAGACTCGGGTTATAAGCGGCAGACTCCATGTAAGAGCCTCTGTAGACCCTGCCCTCAGAGTCTATGAGTGCCACCCCAGATGGGCACCCACTGTATGGAGCATGAGACTTGTTTGCAGCCTCAAGCGCCTCATATTTCAATGAGTCTTGATCACAGGCGCAAACCCCATTGCAGCCTGTGTTGACCAACTGAGAACCGATTGCATTTACAAGTGATAATCCGTTGTTCTGTGGCTCTAACAGCAACGGCGTATCCTTGTCCAGGAGGTCATCGGGACCGAACCTATTAGGGAGAAACTCCGATAAAGGACGAAATTCTTGATCTGAGGAGGaggtgatgaggactttgataTCTGGGGCGTCGCGAATTTCCTGGAAGAATTGGCGGCAATGGCCGCAGGGGGCGGCGGAGACGGCCAGGCAGCGGAGATGGGTCTCGGCCTTGAGGGAGAGGTTGGTGATGAGGAACTGCTCGGCGTGGACGGAGTGGTTGAGGGGGAGGCCAGGGAATTCGAGGTTGACGCCGAGGAAGATCCGGCCGCTGGATCCCAGCCCGACGGCGCCGACGTGGTACTTGGATATGGGTGGACGAGCCAGCTTCTGGGCTGAATTCACCAGAGACGGCAAGAGTTGCATCACCGTCAGCCCTGCCTTCTCCGCCTTCGATTCCGCCTCCGATGCTTCGATCACGAATCTGGACCGTTCCATTTGTAGAATATTGCTTGATCTCGATGAAAGATCGAGAGACGATTAGATAAAGAATCTCACAACCttcaaaagagagagagagagagagagagagagcgagagcgAGAGAGACTATGTTCCCTGAAACGAGGAAGACAGGGCGATGCAGAAGAAGATATATATAACTTTGAAGGTGGTTTATTGCTACCTCCCTCCCGTCCACTTTTTGCTATCTCCAGATAATTTCATTCTTCCATTCAaagtagtaattttttttttcctttaatagtTTTGATTGTTAGAAGACCCCAtgactttccttttttcttttcttaatattaatttgatgttAAATTAATGGTATGATACAAAGGTCAAGTCAACACATAGCATGTGAGATGGGAACCAAATGGTGGCATAAAGTTAAACCATGGTAAGTATCCATTTAATTATTGGTGGGTCTACTTTTGTTTcagtgcatttttttttcatatctatGTTATGTCATGGTCTTATAATATGGACTAAATGCCAAAAAAAAGTTTGTCATCTTTCAATTATAGCACCCCATCTATTACTAAGTGATTAGCATGCATCTTagggttgaattttttttttcaaaatacacATCTTCATAGTTTAATTCCTCATTTCTTCCATACTAATCATGAGATGAAGGAAAATTCATCCACATGCAAGGTAGCAGTGTAGCACCACTTGGaacatattctttttcttttcatcttcgATTGACAATGACATGGTTCACACTCATCTTATTGGAATATGTTTTTTAGTTGGTGCAAGCTTGCAAGCATTTGTTTAATGTATTCTCTCTACTTACCCTATCTTTGTACGGATTCCATTTATCCGTCTCTTAATTTacaactcttttttttattactaaaaaCTTTGCTTTGCATTTTTACTTACCTAACTTGTAGGATGTGGCTCATATTAAGTGAAagacatatggagaaaaaaaaaaaaaaaatggggcaAATGTTGGAGTTGCTATTtaagcttgtatttttattgttgtgGGTGAACGATAGGTTGGGGAAGTGGAGGGGACAACACCCTTACGGTACAGttcaagggtatttttggaattttattacGTGAGGGTTAATATAAATACCCTATTATGTGATCCTAATTTGATACATAGTGAAAGTCTTTTTCCCTGTTGTCATGGACGTAGGTAATCTGTCGAATCACATTAAATCTGtgtgtttttcttctctttgttttctttaattttcatcaTAAATCGTTGCACGTAAAACAACATAACTTTCTATGCCATTTCAATTTTGGCAAGCCAAAACTGGTAGACATGAAGCAAAGATGAAACATTGAGTCGTCATAAATCATTTATAGTGATTTCTTCTTCTATATTGAGTGTATTTTGgtttgttttatttctattgaaGTGAGATTTGATGAATGACTTTTGGTATGATATAGGAAAAGTGTTGGTTGATGCTAAGGGTATGACTAAAAAGGGTGTAATTCTATTGATTATGAATAATGTTATGTGACCATTCGGAGATTTATGGCCATTAATTTGAAGGTATTGGAAAAGGGAGATAGAGACAATGTCATGTGAAGCCCTAGTGATCTAAAGCAAGTAAGGGAGGAAGCGTAAAGGACTTGATTTGAGAAAATTTGACGAGCTTTATACTAGAAGATGATAACAATTAGGTTAATGTAACCAAAAGAGGAAAAGATTACAAATCGACAATCACGACTCAAAGATGGTTcaaaagtgattttgaaaatattagaagcatttttaaagatttaaagAATGTTTGAAGTAATCTCTTGTCGCTCCATTTgtgattcttttaaaataactttttttattgatgatacTTTATCAAatatagtaaaagaaaaaaaacattttatttattatcaaatattaaatgatttttcttaaaattataatcaaagtATTACTGATTAAAGCGATATAAGCAGAATGATTTCAAATGAGACTGTTGACCTCCCTGATAAAGTAAGATAAAAATTTTGTCATGTCTTATTAATCAAcatgatttaaataaaattattttaaaacaggTTGCGGCCTCAAATAGAGGAAGATAAAAATTTGGACATCTCTTactaataaaaaagatttaaacaaaatcatttcaaaataggccatcaacctccaatagaggaagataaaaattttgacatgTAAGCCtccaataaaggaaaataaaaattttagtcAAAAACACGTTcatataattgaattttttgaaaattttcattttaacgTTTTTAAAAGTTGACCAATTGTACACGTTTTAAACTACTTACTCATTATAgaacccaataaaaaaaatcccaattatTTGATAAGACAACGTGTCCTTATGGCCTAGTGGTGTTTTCTCCCTTTCACCGTCAAACATTTAAAATAGGGTTTTACATTTCTACGTTAGCCTCCAAGGAAAAATTGTGAATTGTGTGTTGGTTTGGATGAAACCAAAAAGAACGTTTCAATTTGAACACTTtcacaatcttttttttttttcttaaatatttttaactttattttttaaaaaaaaatgcaaaatgttaataaaacatctaaaaactatctttttgttatataagaaaacaataatttgatgaaatataactcatgtttgttttttgttaaataaaaaaattaaatatttaaaaaaatttattcaactaaaaataatttattgatatcaattaatataactaaaatgaacCTATTGATAatcaattcattttaattatgttggttaatattaataaattatttttacttaaataaaataaataaatattttgattttttttattcagtaaaaaaatgttattgttaaatatcattttatatgaaatatcaACACATATCTTTAACCGACTTATTACTTTAaccacaaaaaaattattttttatatttttttataaaattaatcatactttttaaattacattaaaattacttgaaaaggCAATAATACACTGTTCTTTTCCtcaattatttatgtttttttttatcaaatatatattgcaAATGTACCCAACTTTGTAAGAACACTTTTCCCTAAGCAGGTCTACATTAATTTCGCTTTTTGATTAAGCAGGTTTTTATTTGAATTCCACTTAAAATCCCCACCATCCTTTACTTTCATTaaaaacttaatataaatattaaaaataaacatttagtCATTTACTCTCATCATCTTCCTCCATCTaccttcccaaaaaaaaaagttaaaggtGGTGTTTCAAAtcagtttaaaaaaatagtttttctaattttcagaagaaaaaaatatatttttaaatagtaaaaatatcatatttttgtacaatatattttaaatatttttaactgttttttaagagttatttttaaaaaataattatacaaattgagAATGATtagaaataaaacattataaataaaaattacttttaaacatatttaaagacatagaaaacatgtaaaattattttcacaagtataattttttacataaatattttattataaaaactataaaatgccaaaaaaaaaaaaatcaatgacattatttatttcaatatatttttcgTTGAATCTTAAATATGTGAATTTGatctttctcatatttttatttaaaaattaactcaGAGTCTAATATAaatgttgtttttcattttaagtatttatacataggttttaaaagaaaaaatttatttttataaaaataaaaaaataaaaaaacattttttatagggggttaagtttttaaaattgggttttggattaCCCTTTTAATCATATAACCCAAAAAGAAGGGTGGAGTTGAAAATTGAAGGCCTTTTATGAAATCCACTTTATATTATTTCATGAAAGATGGCCACGTAAATTGCACATACACCACTCACAAGTATGAGGTGGAGCCAATCCAGAGTCTACTGAGAGTAGtgtatcatcatcatcagcCATTCATCCCATGGTGGATGGACTATATAGTCTATGGAGGTCCACTTTGACGGAACACAACCGCACCAGCAACAGAAGGCTGTTGCAACAACAGAACTCAACTGAACCAAGATCACTCAAGAACTGTGCAAGTAGTTAGGAATCTGGTAGTGTAGTTTTCTTACAGCTGAAACTATAGATAGCAGAGTAGAGAACGCCTCCTGTACATGTAATTTTCTCTCGATATACAAGAACTAAATTTGCATTCTCCTGATACAAACTTTCCTTCAAAATGCTTCCCaacatatatacaaatgtaTGTAATATGTGTGTCAACTGAAAGATAAAGATGGCCAGCCGTTTAGCCGCAACACTGCACCAGAGGCTCCCAATTTTGGCGGGTGTTTGTACAGCTTCAGTTGCTTTTACTGTTGATTCTGTTCCCCGTTTCTCAAAATCGCTCAAGAAGTTGAAGGGCAAAAGAAGGGTGGTGCCCCGTCGCTTGCTATTGGGACTGGGAGCTTCATTTTGGGCTCAGTTTGTGAGCATGTCTGGGTCGGGTGGAATTGGTGGTAAATTTTTGGTGGCCTCTGCAAGGCAACAGGGTGCTTCTTCCCCAGTTGAACAGGTGAGCTTCTTTGGTGGATTTGGTTTCTGGGCTTtcttggatttcgatttttgaTAATGGGTTGGTTTTGTATTGAATGGACATGATCGGGGTTTCTGGGTTTGGGATTTAATAAGTTTACAGTGATTGAGTTCTTGGCTTCCAAGTTATTTGAATTATGAGTTTCTGATAATGGGTTTATGTCTTagtaaagaaaatcaaattccaTGATGTTGAATGACAAATCTGGTTATTGTTTATGCAATTAGGGTTTTTGAGTTGGGGTTTAATGAGTTTGAAAGTGATTGCGCTTTGCAATCTCTGGGTGTCTTGAAGTACGAGATTTTGGGAATAGGTTGATACTTGATGCCCAAGCAAAGAAGATGAAATTCCATGATGTTGTTGTTCACTTTAGTGGCTTTATGATTCAAATTCTTCTAGGTTGTTCAAGGGCTATTCTGCTCTTTGTGGGGAAAATTTTCATAGTAGTTAACCCTTTAGTGTTTCAAAATGAACCTTAATCTTTATGGTTTGCTTCTttgatgaagatttt
Above is a window of Vitis vinifera cultivar Pinot Noir 40024 chromosome 11, ASM3070453v1 DNA encoding:
- the LOC100854448 gene encoding PRA1 family protein F3 — translated: MTTYGTIPAGTPVSPSLGYISFARERIRSSLGTRRPWKEMVQLRSLSIPANAAEAFQRIKTNAAYFRMNYVIVILFILFLSLLWHPISLIVFVVTMAAWLFLYFLRDGPVVILGRSIDDRVVMVILAVVTIVLLFLTDVTINILVSLLIGVVVVLTHSVVRMTEDLFVDGEDGARLRLRDAASSSFSTT
- the LOC100245702 gene encoding cytidine deaminase 1: MERSRFVIEASEAESKAEKAGLTVMQLLPSLVNSAQKLARPPISKYHVGAVGLGSSGRIFLGVNLEFPGLPLNHSVHAEQFLITNLSLKAETHLRCLAVSAAPCGHCRQFFQEIRDAPDIKVLITSSSDQEFRPLSEFLPNRFGPDDLLDKDTPLLLEPQNNGLSLVNAIGSQLVNTGCNGVCACDQDSLKYEALEAANKSHAPYSGCPSGVALIDSEGRVYRGSYMESAAYNPSLGPVQAALVAYIAGGGDGYEEIVGAVLVEKEEAQVKQEQTARLLLNLISPKCEFRVFYCSSASKKP